Proteins found in one Mytilus edulis chromosome 2, xbMytEdul2.2, whole genome shotgun sequence genomic segment:
- the LOC139512798 gene encoding secretin receptor-like isoform X2: protein MGKVFISPDDQEKAILRAHIDCLSQPSHRPHSSNDVYCNRTWDGILCWPETKADEEVILSCPDYIHEFYYNNNASKHCMSDGRWYIHNSLNKTWTNYTSCYNQRQQNQPTMVPTLVQQHLENIKIMYNVGYGISLVSLSLAVFVMVYFRRLHCPRNTVHVNLFISFILRSLVTIIRDNVLVQGLGLPGDVEQTPYDTVIFITNGTHWECKLLFTTFYYILSASYMWIFVEGLHLYILIMVSVFSERKCVRWYILLGWGLPTLSVFPWVGLRIKFENTLCWNTNPTPGYFWILRGPVVLSIVVNFFFFINILWSLNTKMRKALSRSARKNKYRRLAKSTLVLIPLFGIHYIVFIGVPDDIPAVAEVVKLYFEMFFSSFQGLVVAILFCFMNGEVQSEILKRVCRRRPYNHYLRYYRSARLASQEQNSCSDRAQSGIYDNFEIRSTGTVNDTNKNSSNTQSTDITQDNVPRNVRSRIFKWHIDSKGHLCRHYMKRNENKYCNLQINLRRAQSCL, encoded by the exons GGTAAAGTATTCATAAGCCCAGATGATCAAGAAAAAGCTATTCTACGTGCACATATTGACTGTTTATCACAGCCTTCACACAGACCACATTCTAGTAATG ATGTATATTGCAATAGAACATGGGATGGGATACTGTGTTGGCCAGAGACTAAAGCAGATGAAGAGGTTATTCTGTCATGTCCGGATTATATCCATGAATTTTACTACAACA ATAATGCATCGAAACATTGTATGTCAGACGGAAGATGGTACATTCACAATAGTTTGAATAAGACATGGACAAATTATACATCTTGCTATAATCAAAGGCAGCAAAATCAACCGACAATGGTTCCAACATTAGTTCAG CAACATCTAGAAAACATCAAAATTATGTACAATGTCGGTTATGGTATATCTCTGGTGTCATTGAGTTTAGCCGTGTTTGTTATGGTATATTTTAG GCGCCTACATTGTCCTAGAAACACGGTTCACGTGAATTTGTTCATATCATTCATTTTACGTTCTTTGGTGACAATCATACGAGACAATGTACTGGTCCAGGGATTAGGTCTACCAGGGGACGTCGAACAGACGCCTTATGATACTGTGATATTTATAACTAATGGCACG CATTGGGAATGTAAGCTCCTCTTTACAACGTTTTACTACATACTGTCTGCAAGTTATATGTGGATATTTGTTGAGGGACTACACCTGTATATATTAATAATGGTCTCAGTATTTTCGGAACGAAAATGCGTTAGATGGTATATACTACTAGGTTGGG GCTTGCCAACATTGTCTGTATTTCCATGGGTTGGATTaaggataaaatttgaaaacacTTT ATGTTGGAATACTAATCCTACACCTGGTTATTTTTGGATTTTGAGAGGACCCGTCGTCTTAAGTATTGTG gtgAACTTTTTCTTCTTCATCAATATTTTATGGTCTTTGAATACTAAGATGAGAAAGGCGTTGTCAAGGTCAGCAAGAAAGAACAAGTACAG GCGTCTAGCGAAATCCACATTAGTTTTGATTCCATTATTTGGGATACATTATATAGTATTTATAGGAGTGCCTGATGATATTCCTGCTGTGGCAGAAGTAGTcaaactttattttgaaatgtttttcagCTCATTTCAG ggaTTAGTAGTAGCAATTTTATTTTGCTTCATGAACGGAGAg GTTCAATCTGAGATCTTAAAGAGAGTATGTAGGCGACGACCATATAACCACTACCTTCGATATTATAGGTCAGCTCGATTAGCATCTCAAGAACAAAATTCATGTTCGGACCGGGCACAGTCGGGCATATATGACAACTTTGAAATTCGTTCAACAGGAACAGTAAACGACACCAACAAAAATTCTTCGAACACTCAATCAACGGACATTACTCAAGATAATGTTCCACGAAATGTACGATCCAGGATTTTCAAATGGCACATAGACTCTAAAGGCCATTTATGTCGTCATTAcatgaaaagaaatgaaaacaaatactgTAATTTACAAATCAACCTTAGACGAGCTCAGAGTTGTCTTTGA
- the LOC139512798 gene encoding secretin receptor-like isoform X1, with product METHMLNNTNQRLKTVLQGKVFISPDDQEKAILRAHIDCLSQPSHRPHSSNDVYCNRTWDGILCWPETKADEEVILSCPDYIHEFYYNNNASKHCMSDGRWYIHNSLNKTWTNYTSCYNQRQQNQPTMVPTLVQQHLENIKIMYNVGYGISLVSLSLAVFVMVYFRRLHCPRNTVHVNLFISFILRSLVTIIRDNVLVQGLGLPGDVEQTPYDTVIFITNGTHWECKLLFTTFYYILSASYMWIFVEGLHLYILIMVSVFSERKCVRWYILLGWGLPTLSVFPWVGLRIKFENTLCWNTNPTPGYFWILRGPVVLSIVVNFFFFINILWSLNTKMRKALSRSARKNKYRRLAKSTLVLIPLFGIHYIVFIGVPDDIPAVAEVVKLYFEMFFSSFQGLVVAILFCFMNGEVQSEILKRVCRRRPYNHYLRYYRSARLASQEQNSCSDRAQSGIYDNFEIRSTGTVNDTNKNSSNTQSTDITQDNVPRNVRSRIFKWHIDSKGHLCRHYMKRNENKYCNLQINLRRAQSCL from the exons GGTAAAGTATTCATAAGCCCAGATGATCAAGAAAAAGCTATTCTACGTGCACATATTGACTGTTTATCACAGCCTTCACACAGACCACATTCTAGTAATG ATGTATATTGCAATAGAACATGGGATGGGATACTGTGTTGGCCAGAGACTAAAGCAGATGAAGAGGTTATTCTGTCATGTCCGGATTATATCCATGAATTTTACTACAACA ATAATGCATCGAAACATTGTATGTCAGACGGAAGATGGTACATTCACAATAGTTTGAATAAGACATGGACAAATTATACATCTTGCTATAATCAAAGGCAGCAAAATCAACCGACAATGGTTCCAACATTAGTTCAG CAACATCTAGAAAACATCAAAATTATGTACAATGTCGGTTATGGTATATCTCTGGTGTCATTGAGTTTAGCCGTGTTTGTTATGGTATATTTTAG GCGCCTACATTGTCCTAGAAACACGGTTCACGTGAATTTGTTCATATCATTCATTTTACGTTCTTTGGTGACAATCATACGAGACAATGTACTGGTCCAGGGATTAGGTCTACCAGGGGACGTCGAACAGACGCCTTATGATACTGTGATATTTATAACTAATGGCACG CATTGGGAATGTAAGCTCCTCTTTACAACGTTTTACTACATACTGTCTGCAAGTTATATGTGGATATTTGTTGAGGGACTACACCTGTATATATTAATAATGGTCTCAGTATTTTCGGAACGAAAATGCGTTAGATGGTATATACTACTAGGTTGGG GCTTGCCAACATTGTCTGTATTTCCATGGGTTGGATTaaggataaaatttgaaaacacTTT ATGTTGGAATACTAATCCTACACCTGGTTATTTTTGGATTTTGAGAGGACCCGTCGTCTTAAGTATTGTG gtgAACTTTTTCTTCTTCATCAATATTTTATGGTCTTTGAATACTAAGATGAGAAAGGCGTTGTCAAGGTCAGCAAGAAAGAACAAGTACAG GCGTCTAGCGAAATCCACATTAGTTTTGATTCCATTATTTGGGATACATTATATAGTATTTATAGGAGTGCCTGATGATATTCCTGCTGTGGCAGAAGTAGTcaaactttattttgaaatgtttttcagCTCATTTCAG ggaTTAGTAGTAGCAATTTTATTTTGCTTCATGAACGGAGAg GTTCAATCTGAGATCTTAAAGAGAGTATGTAGGCGACGACCATATAACCACTACCTTCGATATTATAGGTCAGCTCGATTAGCATCTCAAGAACAAAATTCATGTTCGGACCGGGCACAGTCGGGCATATATGACAACTTTGAAATTCGTTCAACAGGAACAGTAAACGACACCAACAAAAATTCTTCGAACACTCAATCAACGGACATTACTCAAGATAATGTTCCACGAAATGTACGATCCAGGATTTTCAAATGGCACATAGACTCTAAAGGCCATTTATGTCGTCATTAcatgaaaagaaatgaaaacaaatactgTAATTTACAAATCAACCTTAGACGAGCTCAGAGTTGTCTTTGA